The Seleniivibrio woodruffii genome segment ATTGCGGCGTCATAGATATACATATCTTCGCCGTCAGGCATGTGCTTGGTGAAGCCGCCCTCTTTGGGTTCTGCAAGTTTATTTGCGATCCTGACGTTGGCCAGTGTTCCACGCATCATCACCTCATGGTTTCCGCGTCTTGCGCCGTAGGAGTTGAAGTCAACGGGTTTTACTCCGTTCTCCTGAAGATATCTGCCCGCAGGGTAGTCCGCAGGGATGGAGCCGGCGGGTGAGATGTGGTCGGTGGTGATGGTGTCGCCCAGCAGGCACAGGGGCTTTGCGCCCTTGATATCTGTGGGTGCAACTGGTGTCAGGCTGAAATTCTCGAAGAACGGAGGTCTTCTGATGTAAGTTGATTTTGCCTCCCAGTCATAGATGCTGCCTTTGACTGTGGGGAGTGCTCTCCAGTTCTCGTCTCCGTCCAGAATTTCGCTGTAGCGTTTTTTGTACTGCTCGTTGCTGACGCACTTGTTGACCAGCGCCCATATTTCATCGTTAGAGGGGAAAACATCCTTCATGAAAACGTCTTTGCCGTCTTTTGACTTTCCGATGGGATCTTTATAGAGGTCGATGTCCATTGTTCCGGCCAGTGCGTAGACCACGACGAGCATGGGTGAGGCCAGATAGTTCTGGCGAACCTGAGGATGTATCCTCGCCTCGAAGTTTCTGTTGCCCGAAAGAACGGACGCAACGTTCAGTTTATTCTCTTTAACTGCCTTTTCAAGTTCGGGTCTAAGGGGACCTGCGTTACCGATACAGGTTGTACAGCCGTATGCGGCGAGGTTGAAGCCGAGCTTATCGAAGTACACATCCACACCCGCCTCACGCAGATAGTCTGTCACCACCTGAGAACCGGGGGCAAGGCTGGTCTTCACATATGGCTTGATGGTAAGCCCCAGTTCAACTGCCTTTTTGGCAACCAGACCTGCGCCTATCATAACATAGGGGTTTGATGTGTTGGTGCAGGATGTGATGGCGGCGATAACAACGTCGCTCTCTCTGAGGGTGACTTTTTTGCCGTCCAGTTCAACTTCGACGGTTCTGGGAGCGGCAACCTCTTTGGCCACCGTTTCCTTAACTGCATCCAGCGGAACGTGCTGATGGGGCTTTTTGGGACCTGCGATGCATTTTTTGACGGTTGAGAGGTCAAGCTCAAGCACCTGAGTGTATTCGGGTTCCTGCGAATAGTCGTTAAACAGCAGGTTTGCTTTCGTATAGTTTTCAACAAAGTCCGCAACGTCGGCTCTGTTTGTGTTGCGCAGATAGCGCAGGGTCTCGTCGTCCACTGCGAAGAAGCCCATGGTTGAGCCGAACTCGGGAGACATGTTGGAAATGGTTGCTCTGTCGGGCAGAGTGAGTGATTTAAGACCGGGGCCGTACACCTCAACAAACTTCTCAACAACTTTCGCCTTGCGCAGAAGCTCTGTGATTGAAAGAACAACGTCTGTTCCGGTGATTCCCTCTGCTATTTTGCCTGTGAGTCTCAGACCGATAACTTCGGGAATAGGCATATAATAGGGCTGACCGAGCATGACCGCTTCCGCCTCGATTCCGCCCACGCCCCAGCCCATAACGCCGATGGCGTTGATCATGGTTGTGTGTGAATCCGTGCCCACGAGGGTGTCGCAGTAGGCCGTCATTTCGCCGTGGACTTCACCTTTCAGAACCACCTGACCGAGGTATTCAAGGTTCACCTGATGGCAGATGCCTGATTTCGGGGGAACGATGCGCATGTTGTTAAAGCTGGCCTGAGCCCACTTAAGAAAAGCATAGCGTTCGCCGTTGCGCTCATACTCCAGCTTAACGTTCTTATCCAGTGCATCCGCCGTTCCGTAATAATCCACCTGAACGGAGTGATCGACAATGAGGTCAACGGGAACAAGAGGGTTGATGAAAGAGGCGTCTTTGCCCTTTTCCACCAGAGCGTCACGCATGGCGGCGAGATCCACCACGCCGGGAACGCCTGTGTAGTCCTGCATAATCACCCTTGCAGGGTGATAAGGTATTTCATAGGGCACTGCATAGGACTTTTTCCACTGGCCAAGCTCCTTAACAGCGTCCTCCTTAACTACCTTTCCATCGAAATTTCTTACGAGGTTTTCAAGTAAAACTCTTATGGAGAATGGAAGTTTAGCGATGTCGGCAACTCCGGCATCACGAACTTTCTTAAGGTCGTAATAGGCATATATCTTTCCGCCAAACTCAAAATGACTTCTGAATTGCTCTCTGTTCATCTTCGTCTCCTTGTTTATTTTCCGAAAGTATATATAATTTTACTATCATTATCAGAAGACGCAAATGAATAAGATAAGTTTTATGAAATTTTAAGAGGATAATTTGAAGGCTCACCGCTTAACAAGGACACAACTGCTCCCCATATCCATTATTGAGGCATGGAATTTCTTCTCATCCCCTATGAATCTGGCGGATATCACTCCCGAATGGCTGGGGTTTAAAGTTATGTCAGAACCGCCCGCAAAGATGTATGAAGGGCTTATAATTCAGTACAACGTGACGCCCATGATGGGGCTTCCGCTGTGGTGGGTCACCGAGATAACCCATGTCAGGGAGCCTTTTTTCTTTGTGGATGAACAGCGCAAAGGTCCTTATGCCATGTGGCACCACGAACACCACTTCGAAGATACCGCAGACGGAGTTCTCATGACGGATATGGTGCATTACATCCTGCCCCTCTCAACCATCACTCAGCCTGTTCTGGGCGGCTATGTGGCAAAAAAGCTGGACGAAATATTCGACCACCGATACAGGACTCTGGAAACCAGATTCAAGACTTTATAATTTATTTAACAACATCTGACAATTACATAACATTTTCCCACTATTTATGGCAGTATGTTAAAGACACTGGAACTGCCCTCCATCTGGCAGAAAAGACTTTTACATCTCGAACATGCATTTCAGCCCATAATCAATCCCCTCAGCGGCAGACTGTTCGCCGTGGAGGCACTTCTGCGGGGATGGGACAAGGCCGGGTTTGAAAGCATCTTCGACCTGTTCGACACGGCGTTTTCCGACGGCGTGCTCCTTCCTCTTGACATAGAGCTGAGGCGCAGGGCAGTTGAGAAATTCACCCGCATCCACCACCACAAAAAGATCAAGCTTTTCTACAACTTCGACGTGCGCATCACCGACATGGAGGACTACAAACCCGGAGTTTCCGGCCGCCTTATGCAGGATATCGGGCTTGATCCCGGAGTCTTCTGTTTCGAGATAAGCGAAAGGCACAAGATAAACGACAAACACATGAACTGCCTGCTGAACAGCGCAAAGACATCCGGCTGCCGCATAGCCATTGACGATTTCGGTTCCGGATTCGCAAACTTCGAGCTGTTCTATTTCAGCGAACCGGACTACATAAAGCTGGACAGGTTCCTCATCTCCGACATCCACAAGGACGTGCGCAAGCGCAAGTTCTGCTCACATATAATAAATCTTGCACATTTCTTCGGAATCAGCATCATAGCCGAAGGCATAGAGACCGAACGGGAGTTCCTCTCATGCCGGGATATGGGGGTTGACCTCATTCAGGGTTACTACGTCGCCCGCCCGTCACTGAACACCGACGACATGCTCCAGCTGTACAGCCACATTGAGGCACTTTTCGCCGGAAACAGACGACTGAACACACAGGATGCCCATCTGGTGAGCAACGAGATGGTATACATCGACCCCATAGACATAGGCGGTTCCGTTGAGGAGCTTCTGCACAAGATAAGCCTTAAGCCCGACCTGAACTTTGTCCCCGTGGTCGACGCAAACCTGATACCCGTGGGAATAATCAGCGAAACAGATCTGAAACAGTACCTCTATAAGCCATACGGAAAAGAACTGCTCTTCAACAAGAGCCACACGCCGTCCATCAAAAAATTCATGAAAAAATGCCCCATCATAGAGATAACCATCCCCCTTGAGCAGATGCTGGAGATATACGTTGCCAACCCCGAATCCGAAGGCATCATCATCACAAAAGACCTGAAATATCACGGTTTCATGACCGCCCAGTCACTGCTTAACACCCTGAACGAAAAGAACCTCGCCTTTGCCAGAGACATGAATCCGCTGACCAAACTGCCCGGCAACAGCCTTATCAACAACTATCTGAACAAGGCATACAGGGACGAGGACAGTTCATATGTCTTCATATACTTCGATTTCGACAACTTCAAACCCTTCAACGACCGTTTCGGCTTCCGTCAGGGCGACAGAGCCATAATGCTGTTCACCGAAATAATGCGGGAGCGCATAACCGAATCGGGTTCGTTCATCGGACACATCGGCGGGGATGATTTCTTCTGCGGAGTCTCCTTCAGAGCGGATGATCCGGAGAGCGGAGTAAACGTCATGGCTGTCATAAACACCGTCATACACGACTTCACCGATGCCGCCGCCAGCTTCTATGACCCAGAAGAGGTGTCGGCAAAAAGCTATGCCGGAAAGGACAGGGACGGAAACGAGCGCCTGTTCCCTCTGCTGTCTGTCAGCGCAGCCATAATAAGGCTTCCCGAAGGCAAAAGGGACTACACCTCCGACGACCTCAGCAACACCCTTGCGGTATTGAAAAAAGAGGCGAAAAAGTCAACGACTAAAACAGCTTTCATAGATCTCGGTTCGGAAAACAAGGTGGACACACGGATAAATATGCTTCTGAAGCACGCCATTAACACAATTTGATTGCGCACAGCCCTTGACAACCTGTAATATTCAACCTATAAAACCACACCAAATCAGTATTCCGGCATCTTCACGAGGTCAACATGTCAGAAGTTATTATCGTCGGCCACAAAAACCCCGACAGCGACTCCGTCTGTTCCGCATACGGCTATGCACAGCTTAAAAACCGTCTGAACGACGGGTTCCGATATACCCCCGCACGCTGCGGAAACCTGAACAAACAGACCAGATTCATCTTCGAGCGTTTCGGTGCTGAAGTTCCTAAGTTCATAGGCGACGTATACCCGAAAGTTAAAGACGTTATGACACACAAGGTTATAGCAATCGACGAAAACGACCCCATAAAGGGAGTTCTGCGCAATATTGATGAACTGAAGATCCGCATAACGCCTGTGACCACCGGCGGCGTAAAACTCTGCGGAGTCATCAGCATCCTCGAAATTGCACATTTCTTCACACCCGAAGACCCGTCACAGCGTCCGGTCTATCTTTTCAGAGGCTCGAACTTCGAAAAATCAGTTAAAGGATACACCCACATCAGGGGCGAAAAAGAGGAGCTCGAAGCGGGATTCATGATAGGTGCGATGCCCTACGACAGGTTCGTTGAGCGCATGGAGAACGTTGACAAATCACGCACCCTGCTCATTGTGGGCAAGCGACGTGACATAGTGGAATACGCCATCAGCAACGATCTGCCCGCAATCGTCCTTACAGGAATAAGGGGCGAGAGCGATATGGATTTCGACTTTTCCGGCTACAAAGGCTGGGTTTACGTTTCCGAGCTGGACACAGCGGAGACCCTGCGCAACCTTCAGCTCAGCATACCCGCAAAAGCCTTCATGAAAGCCGACATCCCCGAGCTTTCCGCCGAGGACTATCTGGAGGCGGCAAGCAACGTTCTTATGAGTGTTGACCACAAAGGCCTCCCCGTAACCAGTGACGGCAGACTGATAGGCATTTTCACCCGCTCGGACATCATAAAAAAAGCTCAGAAAGAGCTTATTCTGATGGACCACAACGAGCTGACACAGGCGGTTGACGGTGCGGAATCCGCAAAAATCGTTGAAATAGTCGACCACCACAAACTTGGCACAATAAAAACAAAAACACCCATACATTTTTTCGCAAAACCCGTGGGCAGCACCTGCACACTGGTATATCAGCTTTTCAGAATAAACGGACAGGAGGTCGACAGGATCACTGCGGCAATTCTGCTGTCGGGAATCCTCTCCGACACCGTAATTCTGAAATCACCCACAACCACCTCTCAGGACGAGCAGGCTGTTAAAGAACTGGCGGAGGTAGCCGGACTTGACTACACGGCATACGGGGTTGAGATGTTCTCGTCCACCGACAGCCTAAAGGCAAGAGACCCCAGAGATGTCCTGAACACAGACTTCAAGATATTCAGCGAATACGGAATAACTCTGGGCATCGGTCAGGTGGAGGTTGTGAACCTCGAAGAGCTTGCGGATGCGCAGGAATCACTCCTGAAGGTAATCGACGAG includes the following:
- a CDS encoding GGDEF domain-containing protein; the encoded protein is MLKTLELPSIWQKRLLHLEHAFQPIINPLSGRLFAVEALLRGWDKAGFESIFDLFDTAFSDGVLLPLDIELRRRAVEKFTRIHHHKKIKLFYNFDVRITDMEDYKPGVSGRLMQDIGLDPGVFCFEISERHKINDKHMNCLLNSAKTSGCRIAIDDFGSGFANFELFYFSEPDYIKLDRFLISDIHKDVRKRKFCSHIINLAHFFGISIIAEGIETEREFLSCRDMGVDLIQGYYVARPSLNTDDMLQLYSHIEALFAGNRRLNTQDAHLVSNEMVYIDPIDIGGSVEELLHKISLKPDLNFVPVVDANLIPVGIISETDLKQYLYKPYGKELLFNKSHTPSIKKFMKKCPIIEITIPLEQMLEIYVANPESEGIIITKDLKYHGFMTAQSLLNTLNEKNLAFARDMNPLTKLPGNSLINNYLNKAYRDEDSSYVFIYFDFDNFKPFNDRFGFRQGDRAIMLFTEIMRERITESGSFIGHIGGDDFFCGVSFRADDPESGVNVMAVINTVIHDFTDAAASFYDPEEVSAKSYAGKDRDGNERLFPLLSVSAAIIRLPEGKRDYTSDDLSNTLAVLKKEAKKSTTKTAFIDLGSENKVDTRINMLLKHAINTI
- a CDS encoding SRPBCC family protein, whose translation is MKAHRLTRTQLLPISIIEAWNFFSSPMNLADITPEWLGFKVMSEPPAKMYEGLIIQYNVTPMMGLPLWWVTEITHVREPFFFVDEQRKGPYAMWHHEHHFEDTADGVLMTDMVHYILPLSTITQPVLGGYVAKKLDEIFDHRYRTLETRFKTL
- the acnA gene encoding aconitate hydratase AcnA, which gives rise to MNREQFRSHFEFGGKIYAYYDLKKVRDAGVADIAKLPFSIRVLLENLVRNFDGKVVKEDAVKELGQWKKSYAVPYEIPYHPARVIMQDYTGVPGVVDLAAMRDALVEKGKDASFINPLVPVDLIVDHSVQVDYYGTADALDKNVKLEYERNGERYAFLKWAQASFNNMRIVPPKSGICHQVNLEYLGQVVLKGEVHGEMTAYCDTLVGTDSHTTMINAIGVMGWGVGGIEAEAVMLGQPYYMPIPEVIGLRLTGKIAEGITGTDVVLSITELLRKAKVVEKFVEVYGPGLKSLTLPDRATISNMSPEFGSTMGFFAVDDETLRYLRNTNRADVADFVENYTKANLLFNDYSQEPEYTQVLELDLSTVKKCIAGPKKPHQHVPLDAVKETVAKEVAAPRTVEVELDGKKVTLRESDVVIAAITSCTNTSNPYVMIGAGLVAKKAVELGLTIKPYVKTSLAPGSQVVTDYLREAGVDVYFDKLGFNLAAYGCTTCIGNAGPLRPELEKAVKENKLNVASVLSGNRNFEARIHPQVRQNYLASPMLVVVYALAGTMDIDLYKDPIGKSKDGKDVFMKDVFPSNDEIWALVNKCVSNEQYKKRYSEILDGDENWRALPTVKGSIYDWEAKSTYIRRPPFFENFSLTPVAPTDIKGAKPLCLLGDTITTDHISPAGSIPADYPAGRYLQENGVKPVDFNSYGARRGNHEVMMRGTLANVRIANKLAEPKEGGFTKHMPDGEDMYIYDAAMKYIKEGVPTVILGGKEYGSGSSRDWAAKGTVLLGVKAVITESFERIHRSNLAGMGVLPLVFKNGESWKSLGLDGTETYDIVGVDKVSPRCTLAVTAKKPDGKEIKFDVMCRLDTEIEIEYFKHGGILPYVLRNMAK
- a CDS encoding putative manganese-dependent inorganic diphosphatase, which gives rise to MSEVIIVGHKNPDSDSVCSAYGYAQLKNRLNDGFRYTPARCGNLNKQTRFIFERFGAEVPKFIGDVYPKVKDVMTHKVIAIDENDPIKGVLRNIDELKIRITPVTTGGVKLCGVISILEIAHFFTPEDPSQRPVYLFRGSNFEKSVKGYTHIRGEKEELEAGFMIGAMPYDRFVERMENVDKSRTLLIVGKRRDIVEYAISNDLPAIVLTGIRGESDMDFDFSGYKGWVYVSELDTAETLRNLQLSIPAKAFMKADIPELSAEDYLEAASNVLMSVDHKGLPVTSDGRLIGIFTRSDIIKKAQKELILMDHNELTQAVDGAESAKIVEIVDHHKLGTIKTKTPIHFFAKPVGSTCTLVYQLFRINGQEVDRITAAILLSGILSDTVILKSPTTTSQDEQAVKELAEVAGLDYTAYGVEMFSSTDSLKARDPRDVLNTDFKIFSEYGITLGIGQVEVVNLEELADAQESLLKVIDELKNEKGLNWCMLLVTDIIKEESVLLTSGYEAAEKLLAYKHIAPRRFSLPGVLSRKKQLLPEILRVLEDIAS